The Pedosphaera parvula Ellin514 region TTACGGCAACGATCATGGACTCCGGTGTGATTTTGAATTGGAGCCCCGCCGCCGACAATCAAACCCCGGTCCCAGCTTTGAGCTACAATGTGCGAGTCGGCACAACCCCAGGTGGGGTCGACATTCTTGCGCCACAATCAGATGCTTTATCCGGCCTTCGTCGATTGCCTCAGATAGGGAATGGGCAACAACGGCTTTCCACTATAATCACAAATTTGCCCGCTGGGACTTATTTTTGGAGTGTGCAAGCTGTGGATAGCGTATTTGATGCCTCCCCATTCGCCGACGAAGCAAGTTTTACGCTTGGGCCGCCGGTGATTGTTGGCTGGGGGGTGCAACCTGATGGAAATTTTCGATTGCGCGCGGGCGGTGCCACGTCTTCGATTTATCTAATCGAGGTTTCAACCAACCTCGTTGATTGGACCTATTTTACTTACGTCTTTATGGGGTCAAACGGACAGAGTGAGTTTATCGAGGTAGATGCTTCGAGTTATCCAGCCCAGTACTATCGTTTGGTCCAGCCCTGATCAGGACCTGTTGAAGGCTGCTTCCTCGATGCTTTGAACCTTTTGAGTCGGCGGTCCACGTGATTACAAAGCTGGTGTGAGGAAGCGGCCTGACTGAAAAGAGCAGGTGCACTTGGCTAACATGCCTTGTCCACTCGATTCTCTGGTTTATACCGAATGCCAAAATTAATTTCCGGAATGGGGAAAAGAACCGGATGAAGAGAGGCGATAAGCCTGAAGAAAGTGGAGACTCAAAAAGCCATGGCTTTAGGGACGAGGAACACCGCTAGTCGTTGGGTGCAGGGTGCTTTTGATTTGAGGCGGCGTTGTCGGCCTGGTCGCTATCTAGAGATAGCGCCTGCGGCCTCCGCCTTGCCTCAAACCAAAATCCCTCCTGCCATTCGGAAATTACTTTCGGCATTCGGTATATTGGGTGTTTACCCACTTCCGGATTTTCCAATTGAATACGTATCATAATTCCAGGATTAGTTTACCTAGGGAACTGGTTCAGCCTCATTTTCACTGACTACCGTCACACGCCTTTCGATGAAAGGCCAAGCAATCTCTTATGAACAATGATTCGCATCCAACTGAAGATTCAAAAGGCAAGCTCGAGTTACTTGATTTCCTGCTTCAGAACGAGGGAGTTAATGTGACTGAGGAGAGTTCAATCCGACGTCGCGACAATCCGGATGATTACCCGTTGTCCTTCTCTCAAAAGCGGCTGTGGTTTTTGGATCAGTTCGAGCCCGGCTCACACTACAACGATTTTTTTCACCTGCGGATACAAGGTCCGTTGAATGTTCCCGCATTCCAAAAGAGTTTGGACGAAATTGTACGTCGTCATGAGGTGTTGCGCTCAAGCTTCAATGTGAGCGAGGGTGAGCCTGTCCAGAAGATTGCTCCTCCGAATGGCATGGAATTACCCATGATAGATCTGACTTCGCTGCCCGGAACTGTTCGCCTGGAGGAAGCCACACGCCTGGCTGTCGAACACGGCCTCGCTCCGTTTGACCTGCGAAGCGGTCCCATTATGCGAGCCAAGCTTCTGCGTATCGCAGCTGAGGATCATTTGCTCCTCTTTACATTGCATCATATTGTCATGGACGGCTGGTCCAGAAGTGTGTTCCTGAGCGAATTATCGCGTCTTTATCAAGCATTTGCTTCAGGTCAACTTTCACCACTGCCGCCGCTGCCGATTCAATATGCTGACTTTGCAGTGTGGCAGGCACGACAGGTAAAGGAAGAGGCGCTACTCAAACAACTGAACTTCTGGAAAGAGCAACTGGCTGGAGCACCAGCTTTATTGGAGTTGCCTGCAACTTTCCCGCGACCTGCCGTCCAAAGTTTTAAAGGTGCGCGGCATCCCATTCGTATTCAGAACCAGACAACTGAAGCACTAAAGGCTTTGAGCAGGAAAGAAGGTTGCACACTATTCATGACATTACTGGCTGTTTTCCAAACTCTCGTATTACGCTATACGGGGCAGACTGATATTGTGGTTGGCTCACCCATAGCCAACCGCAATCGCATGGAGACCGAGCAGTTAATCGGATACTTTGTTAACACGTTGGTACTGCGCACGAATTTGTCGGGCAATCCCACCTTCCGGGAAGTGATGCTCCGCGTGCGGGAAGTATCGCTGGCTGCTTATGCCAACCAGGATATGCCTTATGACAAACTGGTGGAGGAATTGCGCCCGAAGCGTGACCAGAGCTATAACCCGATTTTTCAAATGATGTTTGTATATCAGAATGCGCCAGCGCCGCACTTGAGGGCTGCGGACATCAGCATCAGTACGTTTGAGGTTGATTGCGGGATGGCGAAGTTTGATCTGACTTTCAACCTTGCAGAGTCGGCTGAGGGAATTGATGGATGGATCGAATTTGCGACGGGCTTGTTCGATGAAACCACCATATGCCGTTTGGCCGGTCACTACCTGGCTTTGGTGGAAACTATTTTACATGATCCTGACCAACGTGTCCTAGTTCTGCCGATGGTGACCGGCGAGGAGAGGCGGAGAATGCTCGTTGACTGGAATGAATCCGGCGTTCCTTATCCGCAGGACAAATGCCTGCAGGAACTTTTTGAGGAGCAGGTCTCAAACTCTTCCGAGGCAATTGCAGTGGTTTGTGGAGAAGAGCAGTTGAACTACCGCGAACTTAACAGCAGGGCAAACCAGCTTGCACATTACCTTCGCGAGTCCGGTATCAGACCGAATGATTTGGTTGGCATCAGCGTGGAACGCTCCATTGAAATGATGGTGGGTTTGCTGGGTATCCTTAAGGCTGGCGGTGCTTATGTGCCAATGGACCCAGCTTATCCGGCGGAGAGACTGGCGTTTATGCTGGCAGATTCGAAAGCCCGTATTCTGCTCACCCAGAATGGCATTGCCGATAAAATAACAGGAATGAGTGCCCGTATTCTTCGCCTGGATGGAGATTGGGAGGATGTTGCCAAACACAGCACGGAAAACCCGGTGAAAGCTGGAACTCCAGAGGATTTGATCTATGTGATCTTCACGTCTGGTTCAACAGGCCGGCCAAAAGCCGCTGGTGTATACCATCGAGGGTTTGTGAATTTAGTGAGCTGGCTGATGACAGAGTTCGATTTGTCGGCTGCCGATTCGGCGGTGATGGCCAGTTCCTTGAGTTTTGATTTAACCCAGAAGGGTTTGTTCGCACCACTTCTGAGAGGTGGAACTTTGCACATTCCTCCGCCGGGGCCTTATGATCCCGGACTCATTGCCAGTATCATCCGGGAAAAGAAAGCAACGTTCGTGAACTGCACACCAAGTGCATTTTATCCAGTGTTGGAAACAGGAGATCCAAAAGCCTTTGAAAAGGTTTCCTCATTGCGTTACGTCCTTTTGGGAGGCGAACCTATTTCTTTGCAACGTCTGACACCGTGGCTGGACAGCGAGCATTGCCGTGCGGAGATTGATAACACGTATGGCCCGACGGAATGCACAGATGTTTCCGCTTTTTATCGAGTGAGGAAGGAAAATCGTTATTTATACAGTTTCGTTCCGATTGGCAGGCCGGTTTACAACACGAAGCTTGTAATAGTGAACTCGGAGATGGAAATTTGTCCCGTCGGTGTCTCCGGGGAATTACTTATCGGGGGAGTTGGGGTTGGTGCGGGTTACCTGACTGATGCAGCATTGACTGCGTCCAAATTTGTTCCGAATCCATTTCCTGAGATTCCGGGTGCTCGACTTTATAAGACAGGGGATTTGGCGCGCTATCTTCCTGATGGAAATATTGATTACCTGGGACGCATTGACCATCAGGTGAAAGTGCGCGGGTTCCGGATTGAGCTGAGCGAAATCGAGAGCATACTATCCACTCACCCAGCGATCAGGGAGGTGGTGGTTATTTTGCACAAATCGGAGAGAGCTCCTATAACTGATGCCGCCCAAGGGGGTAATTTTGCTACTCCTGAACCTGTTTTAGTTGCGTACTATGCTTTCAAAACTGGTGCGTCACTTGAGATTGCTGAGATCAGGAGGTATTTGATGGAAAAACTGCCAGACTACATGGTGCCATCGATTTTTATTTCAGTGGAAAAATTTTCATTGTCACCCAACGGGAAGGTGGATCGCAAGGCGCTGCCTGCTCCTGAACGAAACCACGCTGAATTAACCCCAAGTTACGCGCCGCCGCGGACTGAGACAGAGCGCCAGATTGCCGAGATTTGGGCGAAGGCCTTGCGGTTGGAAAGGGTGGGGGTAAACGACAGCTTTTTCGAGCTGGGAGGACACTCTCTGCTGATGGTGCAGGTCCACGCCAAAATCTGCCAGTTAATCAAGGCCAGTCTTCCCATCGCGAAACTATTTCAGTATCCCACCATTAGTTCGCTGGCCAATCACCTGGCTCAACCGTCCGCAGAAAGTGGTTCGTTGCAAAGGGTACGCGATCGCGCTCGACTGCAAAAGGGGGCTTTGACACGGCAGCGCCAAATAAAGGAAATCGCTCTCTGACCGGAGCGACAACCGGTATGCGATCATTGATTATTCATCCAATGAATGGCATGTCGAACCAGTTCCATGCCATTACGCAACATGAGCTTTTCCTTGATGTGGGCACGGTATGTTTCCACTGTTTTGATGCTGAGATGCAATTCCGCGGCGATTTGGCCGGTCCTTCGACCGCTGCCAATGAGCTGAAACACTTCGAGTTCTCTATCGCTGAGCTGTTCCACCCCAAAATGGCCATGGGCTGGCTCACCATTTAAGAATTTTTGTACCACGAGTGATCTCATTTGCTTGCTTAGGTAGACTTCGCCGCGCAGCACTTCCCGAATCGCTCTCATGATTTCTTCGGTGGTTTCGTTTTTCATCACATAGCCACGGGCGCCTGCCCTCAATGCACGTTCCCCATACACAGATTCCTCATGCATGGACAGGGCCATGAGGAGTTGGTTGTTCCAGCGAGAGTGAATATTTTTTATCACTTCAATACCGCTGCTGCTCCCCAAGGCAATATCTATGATGGCTAGATCCGGCTTTAAAGATCCGATCGAATCAAAAGCCTTGGTGGCATTTCCGACGTGAGCGCAAACATGGAGGTCCGGCTCATTGTTTATTAACTGAGTGAACCCTTCGCGCATGATGGGATGATCATCCACAAGCAGAATTTGATATTTTCTTTTCTGAGGCGGTAATTTCTTGGCGCTCATTTGGCGCTCCTTTTTGTAGAGGGTGGATGGGGCAGGGTGCAGGTTAAAATTGTACCACCTTCGCGTCCCGGTTTTATCGCAATGGTGGCTCCAATTGTTCGTGCCCGGTAATTCATGAGATGGAGCCCCATGCCCGTCTTCCTGTTGTTGTCAGGAACAAATCCAATGCCATCATCCTCCACGGAAAGAATCAGTTGTGCATTTCTTTCCATAAGCCGGATGGCGACTCTCCCTGCCTTACCGTGTTTGATGGCGTTGATGGTGGCTTCTTGTGCAATACGGTATATATGAATGGCAATGGTGGCATCCTTTACTGCCGAAATTTTGCCCATGCGGCAATAGCAATCACAATCATAGATGTTCGACTGATGCGCGGCCAATTCTTTCAGGGCGGAAACCAATCCGCCAGCTTCGACCTGAACTGGAGAGAGGCCGCGGGCCAGACTGTGGGCCTGATCTATTGAACGGTTGAGCATGGTTTCGATTAAGCCGGCTTCGCGGGCTTGAGCAAGCTTCGATCGAGCCAGCCTTCGCTGAAGCAAACCACACTTGAACTTTATTGCCGCGAGGTATTGGCACAGTTCGTCATGCAAATCCTGTCCGATCCGTTGCTGCTCCCTTTCGCTGATTTCCAGAATCTGCCTTTCGCGTTGTCTTTGGCCGGTAATATCCCTCGAGAAGCAGCGTGCGTGAATGAAGCGGCCTTCGTCCCAAAGCACATTCAGGTCTATGACGACATTTTTGATGGATCCGTCTTTACAGCGAACACGGGCCTCGTAGTTCTGAATTCGGTTGGTTGGAAGTTTGTCCAGAACTTCGTTGATTACCTGTTTATCGACGTGAAAATGGGAAACGTGATGTCCCACGTATTCGTCCGCGCTGTAGCCGAGCATGAGAAGCTCGGCTTTGTTCGTGCGAAGAATGCTGCCGTCAGGGCCCAGCAAATGCAAACCCACCGGTGCATTATCAAAAAAGTCCTTGAGAGTGGCTTCGCTTTGGCGCAAAGCCCATTCGGCGTCCTTTCGTTCCATGGCTGCTGCCAGGGTGTTCGCCATGGCCTGAACAAAATGCATCTCCCCTTTTGAAAATATGCGTTTCTTCCGCGTGAATACGCTTAAAACACCCCATGCGTCCTTGCTCCTGGAGATGATTACCTCCATGCCGCTGACAAGTTTATGCTGCAAAAGAAATGGCGAAGGCTGGAAGCGTCTCTCCGCGGCAAGATCTTCAATAAAGATGGGCCTTCGCTTCCTTAACAAATAGATCATTTGAGAGCCGGCATCCGTTGAGAAAGTGGACTGGATTTCCCCTCTTTGGGTGGGCTTAATCGACCGCACGCAGAGCTTTTTCCTTTCGCTTTGCAGTTCTGACACAGCGCAAAAATCCGCTCTGAGAATTGTGCTCACCAAAGCGGCCGCTTCATCCATCAGGCATTGAGGGCTCGCGCCGCTGAGGGCCTGCTGCCCAAATTTGGCAATGGTCGCCTGTTGAGTTGCGTGTGACTTCAACTCCGCAGCACCACGTTTTCGATCGGTGATATCGAGGGCCACTCCGCCTATAAAGGGACGCCCCCTTGGATCGAAGTATGGAAACTTCACAGTCAGCCAGGAATTAAGCTGGTTTTTGCCTGCTGGGCGGCTGCGAATGATCTCGGAGTTTTTTCCAGTAGCCAGGATTTCCCGATCCTCCTTGCAAATGCGTCCGGCATTTTTGCGGGAATACAAATCGAAATCAGTGCAAACCCTGGTTGCCGACAGCTCCCTGCCGAATACTGACTGCCAGCGCTTGTTGCCATAAACGTAATTGCCGCGGTCATCTTTTATGAACGTCATCAGGGGACTGTGGTTCATAAATAACATGAAGCGTTCCTCGCTTTCATGGAGGGCTATCTCGGTTTGTTTGCGCGCCTGAGTTTCCTCCCGCAATTGTGCGCGGATGCGGGCAAGCGTCGACTCCTGCTCTGCGAGGCGGTTTCGTAAATCCCGGCATATTGCTTCCCAGGACTCCTCATTCAGTTTTCCCTCCGCGTAATTTATTGGGGCGGGAGTCCGCTGTGCCTCGCGTGTCACCGGGAGAAAATTCTTATCCAGTTTTGACGGTTGGCTCATAAGAGTTGGTGGATGCTTCCGTCGAATACTCCGTGAATAATTATGAATTCGAACATTCAATTAAAATTGTTTATTCCCATGCAGAGTGGTGGACCTCCAAAGCCATCCTGCACAATTATCAGCCGTGTAATGATGGTCTAATAATTTTCCAGGGTCTGCGGCGGAACTTCAACAGCAAGAAGGCGCATAGTGACATTGCTGAATGCTGCGCGTTTGGGTGCCTCTTATAAAAACGCCTGATTTTACGCAGGCGATACTTATCGAAATAGCTGAAACACATGACAAATGTCAAAGAGTAAATGGAACAAAATTCAGATAGTGTGGTGCCGGAACGATCAGATAGGGGGATGGATGATGCTGCATCGGGCGTTCCCTGAAGGCAAATTCAGGTGGGGGCCTGATTGCATCCAGGGATGGCGTATTCTAATCTGCTGCGCATCGTAATTGGAGTGGACATGGACAAGTCAAACAATTCAAAACAAACCTTTGGCGCAACTGACGGTGAACCGGCTTGGTATTGTGTTCGCTCAAAGCCCAAGCATGAGCATATTGCGGCGGCCAACCTGAGCAAATTGCAGGTGGTCGAGACTTTCAATCCAAGTCTACGTTCGCGCAAGGCCACACGTCGAGGGCCTGTCTGGATGACCGAATCCTTGTTCCCAAACTACATTTTTGCCAGGTTTCCATTTGAGCAGATGTTTGATGAGGTCAAGTACACCAGGGGCGTAAGTTCTTTGGTACATTTCGGCACTGGTTATCCCGAGGTTCCAGCAGATGTGATTGAAGAATTACGTCGGAACTTCCCTGCCAACGAATTGAAATTGTCATCCGAAGTGCCCACCGCGGGCGATCAGGTCACGATTACGAGCCGGGCCCTGTTCGGTTTGCAAGGAGTGGTGCTCCGGACGATGCCTGCTCAAAGGCGAGTACAGGTTTTGCTCGATATGCTTGGGCAGACCAGCGCAGTGGAATTAAATTTGAATTCTGTCGTGGTAGAAAGGCAGCCGCTGCCCTCGCAATTGCTCTCTTGAGCCACAAAACGAAGTATGAGTTGCCTCAGGAAGGCTTCCGCTGTTCGTCCAGGCGCTCTGAAAGTTTCAGTCGAAGCTCCCAGTATCAACCAAGTGCGGAGCTTTATTTGCATCTGAGCCAACTATTTTCCGAATCTTCCAGCCCGGTTCAACTTATGACTTCTTATAATGATATTTTGAGCTCTCTCAAAAAGGAGCCAAGAACATGGCTTATTACTGGCGTCGCGGGTTTTATCGGCTCAAATCTGCTCGAAATGTTATTGGATGCAAAACAGAATGTTGTGGGCCTGGACAATTTTTCCACCGGCAAACTACAGAACCTGGAGGAAGCTCTGCGATCGGTGCAGCCTGCCGAGCAGAAGCGTTTTCAATTCCTTGCAGGGGACATCCGGAATCTGGCAACCTGTCGCCATGCTTGTGAAAAGGTAGACTATGTTCTCCACCAGGCGGCCTTGGGTTCCGTCCCGAAGTCGGTGGAAGATCCGATTGGAAGCAACGAAATCAATGTCACTGGCTTCCTCAACATGCTCCAGGCGGCACGCGAAAATAAGGTGCGTCGATTTGTTTACGCGACCAGTAGTGCTGTCTATGGTGACTCACCCGAGCTCCCCAAGGTGGAAAGCAGATTAGGCAACCCGCTTTCGCCTTATGCGGTCACAAAATTGATTAATGAGTTTTATGCCGATGTGTTTACGCGAACCTACGGAATGGAGACCATTGGGTTGCGCTATTTCAACGTTTTTGGACCACGACAGGATCCTGAAGGTCCATACGCGGCCGTGATTCCGCGATGGGTGGCGGCCATGATCAAGAATGAACCAACCGTAATCTACGGCGACGGCTCCACGAGTCGAGATTTCTGCTTCGTGGCTAATGTGGTTCAAGCCAATATTCTGGCAGCGACCACTGGCAATCCGGAAGCTTTGGGAAAAGTTTTCAATGTGGCCCTCAATAGTAACATCAGTTTGATGGAACTCTTCGAAATGCTGCGCTACAAATTGGTTCGCACCTTCCCTCATCTTCAAGATTACAAGCCACGATACCTAGATTTCCGTCCGGGTGACATCCGTCATTCACAGGCAGACATCACCAAGGCTTCAGATTTGCTTGGCTATGCTCCTACTCATTCTGTTGAAGAGGGGCTGAACACGGCTCTCGACTGGTATAGACGAAGTGTGATCACAGATGCTGATGAGCGGAGCGGACTCAACACCTCTCCTACGTTTGTGGGGGCTTGAACGCCATTACTCAGAAAGCGCGTCTTCATCCGTAGGGGAAGTCGGGAGTAAACGACCGGCAGTTGGCCAATCTGTCCGGGGCAAAGTGAGTGTCGCGAGCGAGAATTGCCGGAGTCTTCCATATGCCCCGTAATTATTAATTTGCAACGATTAGTTACCACCGAATTTGTTACAAGGATTTCCCGATCAAATCAATTTATGATTAATGTCCCTTTCCACAAACCGAGTATTGGTCCCGAGGAGATCAACGAGGTGGTGGATACATTGAAGAACGGCTGGCTTACAACCGGACCGAAAGCAAAGCTCCTGGAGAAAGAGTTCGCCTGCTACCTGGCGCATCAATATGCGGTAGCCGTAAATTCGTGCACGGCCGCGCTCCATTTAGCCTTGGAAGCGATCGGGTTGCAGGCAGGAGAGTGCGTTCTGGTGCCAAGCATGACTTTTGCTGCCACTGCGGAGGTGGTCCGGTATTTTAATGCCCGACCAATACTGGTGGATTGTCGATCAGAAGATTTCAACCTGGATGTGGCGGATGCTGAACGCAGGATTCTATCTGCGTTGAGTCATGGAGAACAGATTAGAGCCATCATTCCGGTCCATTATGCCGGGCAGATCGGCGATGTTGCTGGAGTTGCTGCCCTGGCCAAGCGCTATGATTTGCGGATAATTGAAGATGCTGCTCATTGTTGTCCTGCATTTTATCGACTGGATAATAGTGCGGTCTGGCAAACTGTCGGAACGGGAGCGGACATCAGCTGTTATTCTTTTTACGCCAACAAAGCCATCACCACGGGTGAAGGGGGAATGGCCTGCACCCATAAGTCTGAATATGCAGAACGGATGCGGGTGATGTCGTTGCATGGAATTTCGAAGGATGCGTGGAAGCGGTTTACCTCCGAGGGCTCCTGGTATTATGAGATTACCGCGCCCGGGTTCAAATATAATCTCACGGACATAGCGGCTTCCATTGGGTTGCATCAATTGCGCAAGTCAGATGATTTGCACCGGAAACGAACCTACCTTGCGAATCGATATGCCGAGCTGTTGGGTGACGTTGATGAATTGGTGCTCCCGGTGGCACAGCCAAACCGAAATCATTCCTGGCACCTGTATGTCATCCGGCTGAAACTCGACCGGCTGCTTCTGGATCGTGCGGCTGTTATTGAAGAACTCAAGCGTGCGGGGATAGGCGTAAGCGTCCACTGGTTGCCGTTGCACATGCATCCGTATTACCGAAATGCTTACGGCTATGAACCGGCAGATTTACCCCGGTCGGCCCAATTGTATCCGGAAATCATCAGCCTGCCGATCTTTCCGGACATGAATGATGCGGAAGTTGAACACGTTTGCAATCAGCTCAGAAGAATCATCTCTGGGCATTTAAAGATTTCACCCAAGCTGTCCGGAAAGCTTTTAATCCATAAACCATCGAAAATAATCAAGACAGGCAATGGTGAACTCAAACTTTAATGGCCAGGCATTTCTGAAGTTCCCATAAGGCATGGACGCAATGGATAAAAAAACCAAAGAAGATGTTTGGAAACGCTGCTACGATTTGTTTTTTTCCGCAATCGGGCTGGTGTTACTCAGCCCCTTCCTCGCCTTGATCGCCGGTGCAGTAAAGATTTCGGATGGAGGACCTGTTTTCTTTCGCCAGAGGCGGGTAGGCCGGGGCGGAGAATCATTCCATATTTGGAAGTTTAGAACGATGATCGTGGATGCTGAGCGCTCCGGATTGAGCGTCACCAGGGATGGCGACGCGCGGATTACTCGCATTGGCCGGGTTCTGCGGAAGACCAAACTGGATGAACTGCCGCAGCTTTGGAATGTATTCAAAGGGGAGATGAGCTTTGTGGGGCCGCGTCCGGAAGTGCCAAAATATGTTGAACGCTACACCCCAGAACAGAAGCAGGTGCTTGCTCTTAAACCAGGTATAACCGACCTTGCCACCCTCAAATTTAGAAACGAAGAGGAACTGCTCAAATCCGCCAAGGATGTGGAACTCTTCTATCTAACGTATTGTGTTCCGCGGAAGATTGAATTGAACTTGCACTATGCCCGCAAGGCTAATCTGTGGAGAGATTCAATCATCATTTTGCAAACCCTTCTTCCGCAAAAAGCTTTTCTACAGCCCTTGGAAATTGCTGAGTGATTGGAGCCATTGAATGCTTTGATCATTTCCAGCACTCCTGGAGCTTCGAACCTATCCCGCTTACCGCCAAACGGCTTTCCATTCCAAAGCCATGGACATTTATAAACTGCGGTATTTACGTCTCTTGTTAATAGTGTTGATTTATGGTGTGGTGCTGGCCAGCAGCTTATGGCTGGCCTACTGGTTGCGGTTTGACTTTGTAATTCCGCCAGATCAGCGACAGCAAATATTCCGCCACCTATTGTTCATCGTATCGTTCCAGCTGGTTGCGCTTCTGGTTATTGGACAGTTCGCCGGCCTGCTTAGCTATTTTAGCATCCCCGACCTACGACTGCTGTTCTACGGACTTGCCGTTCCACTTTGCGGTCTGCTGGGACTTTGGCACTTCAGTTTTTCGGAACATCTTCCGCCACGCAGCATTTTATTGCTGGACTTCATTCTGGCCTTTGGCGGTCTTTCGGCATGCCGTTTGACCTTTAGATTAATCCGGGAGCGGCATCGATCCGTGCAGGGTCAGTTGCAAAAAGCCTCCATTCGAGTGGGCATTATCGGAGCGGGGGATGCCGGAGCCGCCTTGATTCGGGAACTGATTAGTAAACCTGGATTGGGGATGCAACCCGTGGCTATTTTCGATGACGACTGTAATAAATGGCAATCCCGGGTGCATACGGTTCCGGTGGTCGGTCCTCCCGAAACCATAACTGCCATCCAGGCAAAACTACGTTTGGATGAGATTGTGATTGCGATGCCCTCTGCGCCAGCAAAGAGAATTAGAGAAATTGTCAGCTTTCTGCAGCAGTTAAAACTCAGATTCA contains the following coding sequences:
- a CDS encoding sugar transferase, producing the protein MDAMDKKTKEDVWKRCYDLFFSAIGLVLLSPFLALIAGAVKISDGGPVFFRQRRVGRGGESFHIWKFRTMIVDAERSGLSVTRDGDARITRIGRVLRKTKLDELPQLWNVFKGEMSFVGPRPEVPKYVERYTPEQKQVLALKPGITDLATLKFRNEEELLKSAKDVELFYLTYCVPRKIELNLHYARKANLWRDSIIILQTLLPQKAFLQPLEIAE